The following are from one region of the Pectobacterium actinidiae genome:
- a CDS encoding MFS transporter produces the protein MNTIKNNSKFRWVVTTLIFFVYTIAAADRANIGVVLPFIRNDFHMSNTEAGALASLFLLAYAIAQIPSGFLYSKFGVRKIFSLSMILTSFATGLVGFSTSILGLKVSRFILGLAEGPLPIGITSTINRWFPSREKGIVTAIFLSAAKFGPVLVPPVCAFILYHYSWHYVFYFFAIPGIFLSVIWYLLVPNTPQESRFCSENEIALIEERDNTATSSVNTAAQKKAVPARRFTLLDKLIRAKKVTLIDNSKGIFRSWNILGSTLGYFFMMGIVNVLLAWIPTYLMNEKGFSIIKMGMLASAPWIGAVIGNIIGGWCSDRILNKRRKPLMMLSAIATVIMMVILINAPDNAMILGPLLLLTGILFNLGFSAYMVYPMSLTTKDVFPVAGALINTGGQLGGAVCPLIAGYLLDHYTWGHVFGFMALGSFLCLLVLFTISEPLSDDQIGQKAA, from the coding sequence ATGAATACTATAAAAAACAACAGTAAGTTTCGCTGGGTTGTTACAACACTGATTTTCTTTGTATACACCATTGCCGCAGCGGATAGAGCCAACATCGGGGTTGTTTTACCGTTCATCCGTAATGATTTTCATATGTCGAATACAGAAGCTGGCGCTCTAGCAAGTTTATTTCTGCTCGCTTACGCAATAGCACAAATCCCCAGCGGCTTTTTGTATTCAAAATTTGGCGTGAGGAAAATATTTTCCCTTTCAATGATCCTGACGTCGTTCGCTACTGGCCTGGTGGGGTTCTCTACTTCCATTCTCGGGCTCAAAGTTTCCCGTTTTATTTTGGGGCTTGCGGAAGGCCCATTGCCGATTGGTATAACATCAACGATCAATCGGTGGTTTCCTTCTCGTGAAAAAGGCATCGTCACCGCAATATTTCTGTCCGCAGCAAAGTTCGGTCCGGTGCTTGTTCCGCCAGTTTGTGCCTTTATTCTTTATCACTATAGTTGGCATTACGTTTTCTACTTCTTCGCGATTCCCGGCATTTTTCTTAGCGTTATATGGTACTTACTCGTTCCCAATACGCCACAGGAAAGCCGCTTTTGCTCCGAAAATGAGATCGCGCTGATTGAAGAACGAGATAACACAGCCACTTCATCAGTGAATACAGCCGCACAGAAGAAAGCCGTCCCTGCTCGACGTTTTACATTACTGGACAAGTTGATTCGTGCCAAAAAGGTGACACTGATTGATAATTCCAAAGGTATTTTCAGATCCTGGAATATTCTTGGTAGCACGTTAGGCTATTTCTTCATGATGGGGATAGTGAATGTGCTTCTTGCCTGGATCCCCACCTATTTAATGAATGAAAAAGGCTTTTCCATTATCAAAATGGGGATGCTGGCCTCCGCACCATGGATCGGCGCAGTCATTGGCAATATTATTGGCGGCTGGTGCTCGGATCGTATTCTCAATAAACGCCGTAAACCGTTGATGATGCTATCAGCGATTGCAACGGTGATCATGATGGTGATTCTCATCAATGCACCAGACAACGCGATGATCCTTGGTCCATTGCTGTTACTGACTGGGATTCTTTTTAATCTCGGTTTCTCAGCCTACATGGTCTATCCCATGTCACTGACGACCAAGGATGTCTTTCCGGTTGCGGGTGCGTTAATTAATACCGGGGGTCAGCTAGGTGGTGCAGTATGTCCTTTAATCGCAGGATATTTGCTCGATCATTACACTTGGGGACATGTCTTCGGATTCATGGCGTTAGGCTCTTTCTTATGCCTGCTTGTTCTCTTCACCATTTCTGAACCGCTCTCTGACGATCAAATAGGTCAGAAAGCAGCCTAG
- a CDS encoding fimbrial protein: MKLSTITLASLISVIFSVGAHAADSHNGSVTFKGKIIDTPCSVSQDDLHQTIEFGEISKTVLENGGTSEIKPFDITLKDCSLDTATSAKVVFSGGVASGTNNELLALNGSAAGAGIAVERVGEKIKFDGTTPAVPATPLANGDNIFSFTSYVEKLPTPQEGESPVITTGSFSSTANFVVSYQ, encoded by the coding sequence ATGAAGTTATCAACGATCACCCTGGCATCCCTTATCTCAGTAATATTTTCTGTCGGCGCACACGCCGCAGATTCACACAATGGATCGGTGACATTTAAAGGAAAAATCATCGATACGCCCTGCTCCGTCTCTCAGGACGATTTGCATCAAACAATCGAGTTTGGCGAAATCAGTAAAACGGTGTTGGAAAATGGCGGCACTTCAGAAATTAAGCCGTTTGATATCACCTTAAAAGATTGCAGCCTGGATACCGCAACCAGCGCCAAAGTTGTTTTCTCCGGCGGAGTGGCATCTGGTACCAATAATGAACTGCTGGCATTAAACGGTAGTGCAGCCGGTGCCGGTATTGCCGTCGAACGTGTCGGCGAAAAAATTAAATTCGACGGAACCACGCCAGCCGTTCCCGCTACGCCGTTAGCAAACGGGGATAATATTTTCTCCTTCACCTCCTATGTTGAAAAACTGCCAACGCCACAGGAAGGCGAATCTCCTGTAATCACGACGGGTTCCTTCTCCAGTACGGCTAATTTTGTTGTGTCCTATCAATAA
- a CDS encoding RraA family protein, with protein MLNEKNKLNIEWAEKLKRLGTATLYEAQGATGSLDSSITPLARGMKLVGPAMTLQMRPGDNLMIHYALLHAKKGDVLVINCDGFTGAGIWGDVLTAQAQRIGLAGLVVNGAVRDSDAIIESNFPVFAKGLSIRGTEKKQPGKMNEPLLIGDCMIHPGDIIVGDSDGLVVIESARLEEVIHLSEVREEKENVYKEKISHGSSTAELMELSSIFKNLNLK; from the coding sequence ATGTTAAATGAAAAAAACAAACTGAATATCGAGTGGGCTGAGAAATTAAAACGTCTGGGCACCGCAACGCTTTATGAAGCACAAGGCGCAACAGGTTCACTTGATTCTTCTATCACGCCACTGGCGCGAGGTATGAAACTCGTTGGTCCTGCTATGACATTACAGATGAGGCCAGGGGATAATTTGATGATTCATTATGCACTACTTCACGCTAAAAAAGGCGACGTGCTGGTCATCAACTGTGATGGATTCACTGGCGCAGGTATTTGGGGTGATGTATTAACGGCACAGGCGCAACGTATTGGGCTGGCAGGGCTCGTCGTGAATGGTGCAGTGAGAGATAGCGATGCCATTATCGAATCAAACTTTCCCGTTTTTGCAAAAGGACTCTCTATTCGCGGTACAGAAAAAAAACAGCCGGGGAAAATGAATGAACCCCTTCTGATTGGCGACTGCATGATTCATCCCGGCGATATTATCGTAGGCGATTCAGACGGCCTCGTCGTCATAGAAAGTGCGCGTCTGGAAGAGGTTATCCATCTCTCTGAAGTACGTGAAGAAAAGGAGAACGTCTACAAAGAAAAAATATCACATGGTTCATCAACGGCTGAATTAATGGAGCTAAGTAGCATTTTTAAGAATCTGAATCTGAAATAA
- a CDS encoding fimbrial biogenesis chaperone, with protein MKHTVYQRAAGFLIGCLLLIPSAYSALSLDRTRVIFNDEEQSATVMLMNQNAENPFLAQSWLTDERHNKITTPLMVLPPLQRIEAKGYSLIRLVKTEQISQLPTDRESLFYLNVREIPPKTDKPNVLQIAIQSEIKVFFRPRGVKPAKDEIWQEKLIVRKTGNTFQVENPTPYYITVSGILKQSKATHANPSSLLKGNAFMVAPRSTLSIEVNDGTVNRFYLYYVNDYGGHLELPFTCAQNQCQPVIRK; from the coding sequence ATGAAACACACCGTTTATCAACGAGCAGCAGGGTTCCTCATTGGCTGCCTGTTATTGATACCCTCGGCCTATAGCGCCCTCAGCCTCGATCGCACTCGCGTTATTTTCAACGATGAGGAGCAATCCGCGACCGTCATGCTGATGAACCAAAATGCAGAGAATCCGTTTCTGGCGCAGTCATGGCTGACAGACGAGCGGCACAATAAAATCACCACGCCGCTGATGGTGCTGCCGCCGCTACAGCGCATCGAAGCAAAAGGATATAGCCTGATTCGTCTGGTCAAAACCGAGCAAATCAGCCAATTGCCAACCGACCGCGAATCGTTGTTTTACCTTAACGTCCGCGAAATTCCGCCCAAGACGGACAAGCCCAACGTATTACAGATAGCCATTCAGTCTGAAATTAAGGTGTTCTTCCGCCCCCGTGGCGTAAAACCCGCCAAAGACGAAATCTGGCAGGAAAAATTGATCGTCAGAAAAACAGGAAACACCTTTCAGGTCGAAAACCCCACGCCGTACTACATCACGGTCAGCGGCATCCTGAAACAGTCTAAAGCGACGCACGCCAACCCCAGCAGCCTGCTGAAGGGCAACGCCTTTATGGTCGCACCACGTTCAACCCTGTCGATTGAGGTGAATGACGGCACGGTTAATCGCTTCTATCTGTACTACGTCAACGACTACGGCGGCCATCTGGAGCTGCCTTTTACCTGCGCACAAAACCAGTGCCAGCCCGTCATCCGTAAATAA
- a CDS encoding winged helix-turn-helix domain-containing protein has protein sequence MVYLINDLIIFNEGDGTLAWIERENEATSLSFPVSRLFCLLIENQGVTLSRDFLLKEALEKHALCPSLNNLNNYLSLLRKVLREFDLSDSIVTIPKLGIICNVKSVTNYPAIGEEEKEKERLNQEVEDKTEEEVDEGGKSFSIEHHAIPEPVKKQQYLMFLLIWATIVGVFLLALENINRFPYRPLIDVKMSGKCDLFYLYDSVGYPLPLDYENLCSDNTLFFLSKKIVISEMLDKKSEIVISCRKDGKGCITYVNN, from the coding sequence ATGGTTTATTTGATTAATGATTTAATCATTTTTAATGAGGGAGATGGAACGCTAGCATGGATAGAACGTGAAAACGAAGCAACCTCTTTGAGTTTCCCTGTTTCTCGATTGTTCTGCCTGCTAATCGAGAATCAGGGAGTCACGTTAAGCCGCGATTTTTTGTTAAAGGAGGCATTGGAAAAGCACGCACTTTGCCCTTCTCTTAATAATCTCAACAACTACCTTTCTCTCTTAAGGAAAGTATTGCGCGAATTTGATCTCTCAGATTCTATTGTGACTATTCCTAAATTGGGTATTATTTGTAACGTTAAAAGCGTAACTAACTATCCGGCAATAGGTGAGGAGGAAAAAGAGAAAGAAAGGTTAAATCAGGAGGTTGAAGATAAAACTGAAGAAGAGGTCGACGAAGGGGGAAAGTCATTTTCTATAGAGCATCACGCCATTCCTGAACCCGTAAAAAAGCAGCAATACCTCATGTTCCTTCTCATCTGGGCCACGATAGTCGGGGTTTTTCTACTCGCGTTAGAGAACATCAATCGTTTTCCGTATCGGCCTCTTATCGATGTGAAGATGAGCGGGAAATGCGATTTGTTTTATTTATATGACAGTGTTGGTTATCCTCTCCCTCTCGACTATGAGAATCTCTGTTCAGATAACACATTGTTCTTCCTGTCTAAAAAAATCGTTATATCTGAAATGCTGGATAAGAAAAGTGAAATCGTTATTTCCTGCAGGAAAGATGGGAAGGGATGTATAACTTATGTTAATAATTAA
- a CDS encoding fimbria/pilus outer membrane usher protein produces the protein MAMKNMTFKEKIKSALFFCGIFIFSLNTPSLSATEFNVNVLDVDDRSAIDLSHFSDPEYVTPGAYLLSIKVNSREIQQQIIQYLPEDDTHSRPTACLPPALVDKLALKKEARDKIELWHNESCVDLSPIAGVKVSNQIGMGTLNITIPQAWLAYSDQNWIPPEQWDHGINGALLDYNLVGNVRRDTNGKGSSHYLSSYGTAGFNQGAWRYRADYRYFLQKSRNSNRDRFSWDQFYAYRPLPTLSADLKLGEMYFSSNLFDSYRFTGVSLANNENMLPPSLRGYAPEIRGVAKSNATVTVTQNGRLIYETTVPAGPFAIQDMKNGVSGTLDVRVTEEDGTVTTFQTESANLPYLTRPGHVQYKLAAGKPSNTNHRLQGPAFSAAEASWGLSNAWSIYGGTILSDGYQSWSAGIGKNLYLLGALSADVTQSRATLPAPYSSQMGHAFSLNWSKYFNSIDSQISFAGYRFSEKTYMSMAQYLYALNLDNRYRNEKERYTITLSKNFATQESSSVLSGLSTYVTYTRQTYWNEAQQDRYGISLNKYLDIGTFKGIAANLSVYRTEFNRRTDDSLYLSFSIPLGEKDRLSYSVGRYNDGSNQALTYSNNADPRRTWNLSTRHDSKENTYLSGNYTHLAPMTDATVGVAWQQDRYTYLNGSLRGGITATRHGVAAHPKGNQGGTRIMVDTEQAGVPFTGSQVETNRYGLAVIAGTSSYYDVSTRIDLQKLPSGIEAMTTVVQGTLTEGAIGYRKFDVVSGAKVMAHVALADGKNPPFAAQIKNKKGRDIAMITNGGQAYITGVSPDETLSVIWEGRTQCVITLPSTLNHLDALLLPCK, from the coding sequence ATGGCAATGAAGAACATGACGTTCAAAGAAAAAATAAAATCTGCGTTATTTTTCTGCGGTATTTTTATTTTTTCTTTGAATACACCATCGCTCAGTGCAACGGAATTTAACGTTAACGTACTGGATGTCGACGATCGTAGTGCAATTGATCTTAGCCATTTTTCCGATCCCGAATACGTCACGCCCGGCGCTTATCTTTTATCCATAAAGGTAAATTCGCGTGAAATACAGCAGCAGATTATTCAGTATTTGCCGGAAGACGATACTCATTCCCGACCAACGGCCTGCCTCCCCCCAGCGCTCGTCGATAAGCTGGCGCTGAAAAAAGAAGCACGCGACAAAATCGAACTCTGGCATAACGAAAGCTGTGTTGATCTGAGCCCGATTGCCGGGGTGAAAGTCTCTAACCAGATCGGTATGGGAACGCTGAATATCACGATCCCTCAGGCGTGGTTAGCCTATAGCGATCAAAACTGGATTCCGCCCGAGCAATGGGATCATGGCATCAACGGTGCGCTGCTGGACTACAACCTCGTCGGGAACGTACGTCGTGATACCAACGGCAAAGGCTCATCACACTATCTCAGCAGTTACGGCACAGCAGGATTTAATCAGGGAGCCTGGCGCTACCGTGCCGATTACCGCTATTTCCTGCAAAAATCGCGCAACTCGAATCGCGATCGTTTCTCGTGGGATCAGTTTTACGCCTATCGTCCACTGCCAACGCTTTCTGCCGACCTCAAGCTGGGGGAAATGTATTTCAGCAGCAATCTGTTCGATAGCTATCGCTTTACCGGCGTGTCATTAGCCAATAACGAGAACATGCTTCCCCCTTCGCTACGTGGCTACGCGCCTGAAATTCGCGGCGTCGCCAAATCAAACGCGACGGTAACCGTCACACAAAATGGCAGACTGATCTATGAAACCACCGTGCCTGCCGGCCCTTTTGCGATTCAGGATATGAAAAACGGCGTCAGCGGGACGCTGGATGTCCGCGTGACGGAAGAAGACGGCACGGTAACCACGTTCCAAACCGAGTCGGCCAACCTGCCTTACCTGACACGGCCAGGACACGTACAGTACAAACTCGCCGCCGGTAAGCCTTCGAATACCAACCATCGTCTGCAAGGCCCGGCCTTTTCTGCTGCCGAAGCCTCATGGGGATTATCCAACGCGTGGTCGATATACGGCGGGACTATTTTGTCCGACGGCTATCAATCCTGGTCGGCAGGCATTGGGAAAAATCTCTACCTGCTGGGCGCGCTGTCCGCTGACGTCACGCAGTCACGCGCCACGCTCCCGGCACCGTACTCGTCGCAAATGGGGCATGCTTTTTCGCTCAACTGGTCTAAATACTTCAACTCGATTGATAGCCAGATCAGCTTTGCAGGCTATCGCTTTTCAGAAAAGACCTACATGAGCATGGCGCAGTATCTCTATGCGCTGAATCTCGATAACCGCTACCGCAACGAAAAAGAGCGCTACACCATTACGCTCTCAAAAAATTTCGCGACGCAGGAATCATCCTCCGTACTGAGTGGGCTATCGACCTACGTCACCTATACGCGCCAAACCTACTGGAATGAAGCGCAGCAGGATCGCTACGGGATTTCACTCAACAAGTACCTCGATATCGGTACATTTAAAGGCATTGCCGCGAATTTATCGGTCTATCGTACCGAATTCAACCGCCGAACTGATGACAGCCTGTACCTGAGCTTTTCTATTCCACTCGGAGAGAAGGATCGTCTGAGCTACAGCGTGGGGCGCTACAACGACGGCAGTAATCAGGCACTGACCTATTCCAATAACGCCGATCCACGCCGTACCTGGAACCTGAGCACCCGACACGACAGCAAAGAGAATACTTACCTGAGCGGTAACTATACCCATCTGGCTCCGATGACAGATGCCACCGTGGGCGTCGCCTGGCAGCAGGATCGCTACACCTACCTGAACGGCTCACTGCGCGGCGGGATTACCGCAACTCGCCACGGCGTCGCGGCACACCCGAAAGGCAATCAGGGCGGCACCCGTATCATGGTCGACACGGAGCAAGCGGGCGTGCCGTTCACAGGTAGCCAGGTCGAGACCAACCGCTATGGTCTGGCTGTGATTGCCGGCACCAGCAGCTATTACGATGTGTCGACCCGCATTGATCTACAGAAATTACCGTCAGGCATTGAAGCCATGACGACGGTCGTTCAGGGCACGCTGACCGAAGGCGCAATTGGCTACCGCAAATTCGACGTGGTGAGCGGGGCAAAAGTCATGGCGCACGTTGCGCTAGCCGATGGCAAAAATCCCCCGTTCGCCGCTCAGATCAAAAACAAGAAAGGCCGCGATATCGCCATGATCACCAACGGCGGGCAGGCCTACATCACGGGCGTGTCGCCTGACGAAACGCTGTCCGTGATCTGGGAGGGGAGAACTCAGTGTGTCATCACCCTGCCCTCGACCTTAAATCACCTTGATGCACTGCTGCTTCCCTGTAAATAA
- a CDS encoding fimbrial protein, whose amino-acid sequence MIKHSNTVAKVRSRGTLLAFTLGILALPSGVSIAQQVSSMDDHEVTFHVLVVNAACNVSTESKAIVVDMSEVSDRYLKANRYGDWHDFTINLTDCNLDTYQNVTIRFSGKEEPLLPKRLALDTPSGAKGIAVGIYHANKLVGINSSTDSIVLQSGDNAIPFSARIEKIRDDLIQSGDFMATANFTLSYL is encoded by the coding sequence ATGATAAAACACAGCAATACGGTAGCAAAAGTCAGGTCGCGCGGCACCTTACTAGCCTTCACGCTGGGCATCCTGGCGCTGCCGTCAGGGGTGTCCATCGCCCAGCAGGTATCATCTATGGATGACCATGAAGTGACGTTTCACGTTTTAGTCGTCAACGCCGCCTGTAATGTGAGTACGGAGAGCAAAGCGATTGTGGTGGACATGAGTGAAGTCTCTGACCGTTATTTAAAAGCCAATCGCTACGGTGACTGGCATGACTTCACGATTAACCTCACGGACTGCAATCTGGACACCTACCAAAACGTCACTATCCGTTTTTCAGGTAAAGAAGAACCGCTCTTGCCTAAGCGGCTGGCGCTGGATACCCCCTCCGGTGCCAAAGGCATCGCGGTTGGCATTTATCATGCGAACAAACTGGTCGGCATCAACAGCAGCACGGACAGCATTGTGCTGCAAAGCGGAGACAACGCCATTCCCTTTTCCGCCCGCATCGAAAAGATACGCGACGATCTGATTCAATCCGGCGATTTCATGGCAACGGCGAATTTTACGTTGAGCTATTTATAG